Proteins encoded in a region of the Paucibacter sediminis genome:
- the hslV gene encoding ATP-dependent protease subunit HslV, whose translation MDSSSSSSFPSYHGTTIVSVRRQTPQGMQVAIGGDGQVTLGTIVVKASARKVRKLYREQVLAGFAGATADAFTLFERFEAKLEKHQGNLVRAAVELTRDWRTDRVLRRLEAMLAVADREASLIITGNGDVLEPEQGIVAIGSGGAYAQAAAKALLNHSQLSAAEIVKQSLVIAGEICIYTNGNHTIETLE comes from the coding sequence TGCGCCGGCAAACGCCCCAGGGCATGCAGGTGGCGATCGGCGGTGACGGCCAGGTGACCCTGGGCACCATCGTCGTCAAGGCGAGCGCGCGCAAGGTGCGCAAGCTCTACCGCGAGCAGGTGCTGGCGGGCTTTGCCGGCGCCACCGCCGATGCCTTCACCCTGTTCGAGCGCTTCGAGGCCAAGCTCGAAAAGCACCAGGGCAATCTGGTGCGCGCCGCCGTCGAGCTGACGCGCGATTGGCGCACCGACCGCGTGCTGCGCCGGCTCGAGGCGATGCTGGCGGTGGCCGACCGCGAGGCCTCGCTGATCATCACCGGCAACGGCGATGTGTTGGAGCCCGAGCAGGGCATCGTGGCGATCGGCTCGGGCGGCGCCTATGCCCAGGCCGCCGCCAAGGCGCTGCTCAACCACAGCCAGCTCTCGGCCGCCGAGATCGTCAAGCAGTCGCTGGTGATCGCCGGCGAGATCTGCATCTACACCAATGGCAACCACACCATAGAGACCCTGGAATGA